One window of Oscillibacter hominis genomic DNA carries:
- a CDS encoding DUF4177 domain-containing protein yields MYEYQYIELHVGGGFWIDNSQCAHRDLIEEQAKAGWRYVGYIPSCFTGNGGIKDIDLIFERRVDAGSNEE; encoded by the coding sequence ATGTATGAATATCAGTACATAGAGCTGCACGTAGGCGGAGGCTTTTGGATTGACAATTCCCAGTGCGCGCACCGAGACCTGATTGAGGAACAGGCCAAGGCGGGATGGCGCTATGTGGGATACATTCCAAGCTGCTTTACGGGCAACGGCGGAATTAAGGACATTGACTTGATTTTTGAGCGCAGGGTGGACGCCGGTTCCAATGAAGAGTAG
- a CDS encoding pyridoxamine kinase, with the protein MPTPRVAAIHDLSGFGRCSLTVAIPVLSAMGVQCCPLPTAFLSTHTGGFTGYTFLDMTDEMPKVAAHWKELGLHFDAIYSGFMGSERQMAITAEFIRTFRRDGSTVVVVDPVMGDHGQSYATYTPAMCDAMARMATLADVITPNLTEAAFMLGVPYDALRTDEAGYRRWVEKLSLGGKRSVVLTGVSLEPTKIGAACFDARSGKAEIIQTTFETREFHGTGDVFASVLTGALVGGRSLMEAVSDAVEFVRECAAYSAPQNLPVREGVDFEPLLWKLHRG; encoded by the coding sequence ATGCCAACTCCCCGCGTTGCAGCCATCCACGATCTGTCAGGCTTCGGCCGATGCTCCCTCACCGTGGCGATTCCTGTACTCTCTGCCATGGGCGTTCAGTGCTGCCCGCTGCCCACGGCCTTCCTGTCCACTCACACCGGTGGGTTTACCGGCTACACCTTTTTGGACATGACCGATGAGATGCCCAAGGTAGCTGCCCACTGGAAGGAGTTGGGGCTGCATTTTGACGCCATCTACAGCGGCTTTATGGGCAGCGAGCGGCAGATGGCGATCACGGCGGAGTTCATCCGCACCTTTCGGCGGGATGGCTCCACGGTGGTTGTGGTGGACCCGGTGATGGGGGATCACGGACAGAGCTATGCCACCTACACGCCGGCCATGTGCGATGCCATGGCGCGGATGGCCACGCTGGCGGATGTCATCACCCCCAATCTGACGGAGGCGGCTTTTATGCTGGGCGTCCCCTATGATGCGCTGCGCACAGATGAGGCCGGGTACCGCCGATGGGTGGAAAAACTGAGCCTGGGAGGGAAGCGGTCGGTTGTGCTCACCGGCGTCTCTCTTGAGCCCACAAAGATCGGCGCCGCCTGCTTTGACGCGCGCAGCGGGAAGGCAGAAATCATCCAGACCACCTTTGAGACCAGGGAGTTCCACGGGACGGGAGACGTGTTTGCCAGCGTTTTAACCGGCGCGTTGGTGGGGGGCCGCAGCTTGATGGAGGCCGTGTCCGACGCGGTGGAGTTTGTCCGCGAGTGTGCGGCGTACTCGGCGCCCCAGAACCTGCCGGTGCGTGAGGGCGTGGACTTTGAGCCGCTGCTGTGGAAGCTGCACCGGGGATAA
- a CDS encoding LytR/AlgR family response regulator transcription factor has protein sequence MLRIAICDDRRDDLFKLRGLIREYQKMRPGLELEPCFYSCASDVLDAGVLFDIFMLDILMPGLNGIELGRELRTTFPAAPILYLTVSREFALDSYRTEAMSYLLKPLDQQAVFHALDQAVERCRTECAGAIAVHVDDGIRRIFFWELIYAEASGRKLCYHTLTGQVNAALRQPTFAQLWEILDGRFLLVRRGCAVNMDCIEFLGDTAVELTGGHQIVIARDRRAAVRQAYLAYCHRRFSAGGAVHA, from the coding sequence ATGCTGCGGATTGCAATCTGCGACGACCGCAGAGATGATCTTTTCAAATTGAGGGGCCTAATCAGGGAATATCAAAAGATGCGGCCTGGCCTGGAGCTGGAGCCCTGCTTTTACTCCTGCGCCAGCGACGTGCTGGACGCGGGCGTACTTTTCGATATTTTTATGCTGGATATCCTCATGCCGGGTCTTAACGGAATTGAACTGGGCCGCGAACTGCGCACAACCTTTCCCGCCGCGCCGATTCTTTATCTGACCGTCAGCCGCGAGTTTGCCCTGGATTCCTACCGTACGGAGGCCATGAGCTATCTTCTCAAGCCGTTGGACCAGCAGGCGGTGTTTCATGCCTTGGATCAGGCCGTGGAACGGTGCCGCACCGAGTGTGCCGGCGCTATCGCGGTTCATGTGGACGACGGAATCCGCCGGATTTTCTTCTGGGAACTGATCTATGCAGAGGCCAGCGGAAGAAAGCTTTGCTATCACACACTTACCGGACAGGTGAACGCGGCTCTCCGTCAGCCCACGTTCGCTCAGTTGTGGGAGATTCTGGACGGCCGCTTTCTTCTGGTGCGGCGCGGATGCGCCGTCAACATGGACTGCATCGAGTTTTTGGGCGATACGGCTGTGGAGCTGACCGGAGGCCATCAGATCGTTATCGCCCGGGATCGCCGTGCGGCTGTGCGGCAGGCCTATCTGGCCTACTGCCACCGCCGCTTCAGCGCAGGAGGCGCCGTCCATGCCTGA
- a CDS encoding elongation factor G has translation MSYSVQNIRNVCLLGHGGSGKTALAESLLYMTGAIDRMGKAVDGNTVCDYDPEEVKRQISISAAVAPLEYKGCKINVLDTPGGFDFAGEVMEALRAADAAIIVCSAKDGISVGLEKAWKYCEERNMPRFIYISKTDEDNSDYNATFDALRERFGNKIAPVIVPIWDESKRVTGIIDVVNKRAYEMQNLKRVEIDIPEGKGEVIEEFNNALKESVAETSEEFMDKFFGGEDFTYAEMIQGLRQGVRELSMFPVLCGSAVNCMGSLMLMDYIVDLLPNPMEGNYHKATRQDGETEEFVVSPGGVPTAFVFKTVSDQYGKYSYVKVLSGTVTADVSLVNSRTGANEKLGRLYVMRGKKATEVKELTCGDIGAIGKMDKVKTGDTLCDPRKVVSLKGIPFAEPCYSVAIVPKTRGQEDKIAQGLTRLNEEDPTFTVTNNAETHQMVVSGAGDMQIDVLVSKLRSRFNVEAELKPTRVPYREKIRKTVQKQGRHKKQTGGSGQFGDVWIRFEPCEEAEDLIFAEEVFGGSVPRNFFPAVEKGLREARIHGPLAGYPVVNLKAVLYDGSYHPVDSSEIAFKTAAQLAYKAALPEANPVLLEPVGELKVTVPENYMGDVIGDLNKRRGRVMGMDPTGDGDQVITAEVPMAEMGSYAIDLRAMTQSRGSFTFHFVRYEDCPPAAQEKAIAEAKALAEAE, from the coding sequence ATGAGCTATTCTGTACAAAACATCCGCAACGTCTGTCTGCTGGGACACGGTGGGAGCGGAAAGACCGCCCTGGCGGAGAGCCTGCTTTATATGACCGGTGCCATCGACCGGATGGGCAAGGCTGTCGACGGCAATACTGTCTGCGACTATGATCCGGAAGAGGTCAAGCGCCAGATTTCCATTTCCGCTGCGGTGGCCCCGCTGGAGTACAAGGGCTGTAAGATCAATGTCCTGGACACCCCGGGCGGCTTCGATTTTGCCGGCGAGGTGATGGAGGCGCTGCGGGCCGCCGACGCGGCCATCATCGTCTGCTCCGCCAAGGACGGCATCAGCGTGGGCCTGGAGAAGGCCTGGAAGTACTGCGAAGAGCGCAATATGCCGCGCTTTATCTATATCTCCAAAACCGATGAGGACAACAGCGACTACAACGCCACCTTCGACGCGCTGCGGGAGCGGTTCGGCAACAAGATCGCGCCTGTAATCGTGCCCATCTGGGATGAAAGCAAACGGGTCACCGGCATCATCGACGTGGTCAACAAGCGCGCCTATGAGATGCAGAACCTCAAGCGCGTGGAGATCGACATTCCCGAGGGCAAGGGTGAGGTCATCGAGGAGTTCAACAACGCCCTGAAGGAGTCCGTGGCCGAGACCAGCGAGGAGTTCATGGACAAATTCTTCGGCGGCGAGGACTTCACCTATGCCGAGATGATCCAGGGCCTGCGCCAGGGCGTCCGGGAGCTGAGCATGTTCCCCGTGCTGTGCGGCTCCGCCGTCAACTGCATGGGCTCTTTGATGCTGATGGACTATATTGTGGACCTGCTGCCCAACCCCATGGAGGGCAACTACCACAAGGCTACCCGCCAGGACGGCGAGACTGAGGAGTTTGTGGTCTCCCCCGGCGGCGTGCCCACGGCCTTTGTGTTTAAGACCGTTTCCGACCAGTACGGCAAGTACTCCTATGTCAAGGTGCTCTCCGGCACGGTGACGGCGGATGTGAGCCTGGTCAACTCCCGCACCGGCGCCAACGAAAAGTTAGGCCGCCTGTATGTGATGCGGGGCAAGAAGGCCACCGAGGTCAAGGAGCTCACCTGCGGAGACATCGGCGCCATCGGCAAGATGGATAAGGTCAAGACCGGAGACACCCTCTGCGATCCCCGCAAGGTCGTGTCCCTCAAGGGCATTCCCTTTGCGGAGCCCTGCTACTCCGTGGCCATCGTGCCCAAGACCCGTGGCCAGGAGGATAAGATCGCCCAGGGCCTGACCCGCCTGAACGAGGAAGACCCCACCTTCACCGTGACCAACAACGCCGAGACCCACCAGATGGTGGTCTCCGGCGCGGGCGACATGCAGATCGACGTGCTGGTGTCCAAGCTGAGAAGCCGCTTCAACGTGGAGGCCGAGCTCAAGCCCACCCGGGTGCCCTATCGTGAAAAAATCCGCAAGACCGTCCAGAAGCAGGGCCGCCACAAGAAGCAGACCGGCGGCAGCGGCCAGTTCGGCGATGTGTGGATCCGCTTTGAGCCCTGCGAGGAGGCCGAGGACCTGATCTTTGCGGAGGAGGTGTTCGGCGGCAGCGTGCCCAGAAACTTCTTCCCCGCCGTGGAAAAGGGACTGCGGGAAGCACGCATCCACGGGCCCCTGGCCGGATACCCGGTGGTGAATCTGAAGGCAGTGCTCTACGATGGGTCCTACCACCCTGTGGACTCCTCCGAAATCGCGTTTAAGACCGCCGCGCAGCTGGCTTACAAGGCCGCGCTGCCTGAGGCCAATCCCGTGCTGCTGGAGCCGGTGGGCGAGCTGAAGGTCACGGTGCCCGAAAACTACATGGGCGACGTCATCGGAGACCTCAATAAGCGCCGCGGCCGCGTCATGGGCATGGACCCCACCGGAGACGGCGATCAGGTCATCACCGCCGAGGTGCCCATGGCGGAGATGGGCAGCTATGCCATTGATCTGCGGGCCATGACCCAGAGCCGGGGCAGCTTCACCTTCCACTTCGTGCGCTATGAGGATTGTCCTCCCGCCGCCCAGGAGAAGGCGATCGCAGAGGCCAAGGCGCTGGCGGAAGCGGAGTAA
- a CDS encoding GHKL domain-containing protein, whose product MPEMTFFNGLVTLDALGERAFWRMLLVVPVTLFAFYCLIPHRMNTKKARLSLLGAYCILWLNFMFSHLRIFPSPAAGMLGSVLQGAVEYIAYPVHISKYRDQRTLFLMFTIWIIGAQVDALANLFYQEWHPIFLHALLTCMFFLLLLGYFVIFQRSEIWASTESQPTGWVMLSALLGLICIALLLFRCYPDPLSRKVQNPFGVLLMSILLPAFYRVLFHTLAVQRNQARLKQDAALLQTQIHMVQEQERQMERHVREQAVARHDQRHFLQAVLAYLDAGDAEGARAEIRTQLERGEKSVDRYCEDPVFNQLLAYYVQWAKTENIRFSIQAFMPEVGPGRRIGLMMALCNSLENAIHAAIQVPEPERQIRLILHHKGHQVYFEISNSYHGTLQLNPDTGLPSTDRPGHGLGLQSIASLSVQPPVCTAEDGIFTLRMLI is encoded by the coding sequence ATGCCTGAAATGACGTTTTTCAACGGCCTTGTCACCCTGGATGCGCTGGGGGAACGGGCCTTCTGGCGGATGCTTCTGGTGGTCCCCGTCACGCTTTTTGCGTTCTACTGCTTGATTCCACATCGGATGAACACCAAAAAGGCCCGGCTTTCCTTACTCGGGGCCTATTGCATTCTCTGGCTGAACTTTATGTTTTCGCACCTGCGGATTTTCCCGAGCCCCGCCGCCGGAATGCTGGGCTCCGTTCTGCAAGGAGCGGTGGAGTATATCGCCTACCCTGTACATATATCCAAATACCGAGACCAGCGTACGCTTTTTCTCATGTTCACCATCTGGATCATTGGCGCCCAGGTAGACGCTCTTGCAAATCTTTTCTACCAGGAGTGGCATCCAATCTTTCTGCACGCTCTTCTCACCTGTATGTTTTTTTTGCTGCTGCTGGGCTATTTTGTTATCTTCCAGCGCAGTGAAATTTGGGCCAGCACAGAAAGTCAGCCCACGGGCTGGGTCATGCTGTCCGCCCTTTTGGGCCTGATCTGCATCGCGCTCCTTTTGTTCCGGTGCTATCCTGATCCGCTTTCCCGCAAGGTCCAAAATCCATTTGGCGTTTTGCTGATGTCCATTCTGCTGCCGGCGTTCTACCGGGTTCTCTTCCACACGCTGGCCGTGCAGCGGAATCAGGCCCGCTTAAAGCAGGATGCCGCTCTGCTCCAAACCCAAATTCACATGGTCCAGGAACAGGAGCGGCAGATGGAGCGGCATGTCCGGGAACAGGCGGTAGCCCGTCATGACCAGCGTCATTTTCTACAGGCGGTTCTTGCGTATTTGGACGCCGGTGACGCCGAGGGCGCCCGCGCGGAAATCCGCACGCAGTTGGAGCGGGGCGAGAAATCCGTAGACCGATACTGTGAGGACCCCGTTTTTAACCAGCTTTTGGCCTACTATGTGCAGTGGGCAAAGACGGAGAACATCCGTTTCTCTATCCAGGCCTTCATGCCGGAAGTCGGCCCCGGCCGCCGGATCGGTTTGATGATGGCGCTTTGCAACAGCCTGGAAAACGCCATCCACGCCGCCATCCAGGTCCCGGAACCGGAGCGGCAGATCCGGCTCATCCTGCATCATAAAGGCCATCAAGTGTACTTTGAAATTTCCAATTCTTACCACGGAACGCTCCAACTGAACCCAGACACAGGTCTGCCCAGTACGGATCGACCCGGCCACGGCCTGGGCCTGCAGAGTATCGCCTCCCTCTCCGTTCAGCCTCCCGTCTGCACGGCAGAGGATGGGATATTTACGCTTCGAATGCTGATTTAA
- the rlmB gene encoding 23S rRNA (guanosine(2251)-2'-O)-methyltransferase RlmB — MEKNNFAEADGIIEGRNAVIEALRAGESIDKIYLQKGETDKTLGHIASTARAAGVVVVEADRRKLDAMSRTHAHQGVIALAAVREYVAVEEILHIAEERGEAPLLVVCDEISDPHNLGAIIRTAECAGAHGVIIPKRRSAGLTAVVGKTSAGAVAHMAVARVPNIPSLLKDLKKQGIWIFGTAAEGSTALYDADLKGPAAVVIGSEGDGMSRLVSENCDFLVSIPMRGKISSLNASAAAAILLYEAVRQRLS, encoded by the coding sequence ATGGAAAAGAACAATTTTGCCGAAGCCGACGGCATCATCGAGGGCCGCAATGCGGTGATCGAGGCGCTGCGGGCCGGTGAGAGCATTGATAAAATATACCTGCAAAAGGGAGAGACGGACAAGACCCTTGGCCACATTGCGTCCACGGCCCGCGCCGCCGGTGTAGTGGTGGTGGAGGCGGACCGGCGGAAGTTGGACGCCATGAGCCGGACACACGCTCACCAGGGCGTCATCGCCCTGGCCGCGGTGCGGGAGTATGTGGCGGTGGAGGAGATCCTGCATATCGCCGAAGAGCGGGGAGAGGCGCCGCTGCTTGTGGTCTGTGACGAGATTTCTGACCCCCACAACTTAGGCGCGATCATCCGGACCGCGGAATGCGCCGGGGCCCACGGCGTCATCATCCCCAAGCGTCGCAGCGCCGGCCTGACCGCGGTGGTGGGGAAGACCTCCGCCGGAGCGGTGGCCCATATGGCGGTGGCGCGGGTGCCGAACATCCCCTCCCTGTTAAAGGATTTGAAAAAGCAGGGGATTTGGATTTTTGGGACCGCCGCCGAGGGAAGCACGGCCCTGTATGACGCCGACCTGAAGGGGCCTGCGGCCGTGGTCATCGGCAGCGAGGGGGACGGGATGAGCCGGCTGGTATCGGAGAACTGCGACTTTTTGGTCAGCATTCCCATGCGGGGGAAGATCAGTTCCCTCAACGCCTCCGCCGCTGCGGCCATCCTCCTTTACGAGGCGGTGCGCCAGCGCCTTTCATGA
- a CDS encoding helix-turn-helix domain-containing protein, which produces MTIGQRIAQKRKEQNLSQEALGDALGVSRQAIYKWESDATLPEIEKLIAMSRLFRVSVGWLLGVEEDAPSDPPAELSDTQLKMVEEIVGRYIQAQPPAKKSPWGKWDVRILFALCGILLALLMGINSRVKQLDNNYDSLQNSISRVERSVDSQIGGISGRVEEILKAQNSLTADYGAEIVHTDLKDNRIVFSVHAVPKTYTEGMSVEFSIDNGTGGVSYIPGEKAVNGSFTATLACPLTDSINISAVFTSADGTRQTQLLERFDDLYTTSLPAVDLLAYGHLLGLKADESGRIALPETYVTTQPGFSVYAVNGDVGQSEIGSVRVGLFKNRRLVTWLDPCDQPDGFHGDFENSSFFRLAERAVTMANGSDQLCFAAVVADEYGRELVYSDVPYILQDGELTWPNASDISNHNPVNWRY; this is translated from the coding sequence ATGACCATTGGACAGAGAATCGCGCAAAAGCGAAAAGAGCAGAACCTCTCCCAGGAGGCCCTGGGGGATGCGCTGGGTGTCTCCCGGCAGGCCATCTATAAATGGGAGAGCGACGCCACGCTGCCGGAGATTGAAAAGCTGATCGCCATGAGCCGCCTGTTCCGCGTATCCGTGGGATGGCTGTTGGGCGTGGAGGAGGACGCTCCCTCGGATCCGCCGGCTGAACTGTCAGATACCCAGCTGAAGATGGTGGAAGAGATTGTGGGGCGGTACATCCAGGCTCAGCCACCGGCAAAAAAGTCCCCCTGGGGAAAGTGGGACGTTCGGATTTTATTCGCGCTGTGCGGCATCCTGCTGGCTTTGCTGATGGGCATAAACAGCCGGGTAAAGCAGCTGGACAATAACTACGACAGCCTGCAAAACTCCATCTCCCGGGTGGAGCGGAGCGTGGACAGCCAGATTGGAGGCATCTCCGGCCGGGTGGAGGAAATCCTGAAGGCGCAGAACAGCCTCACCGCCGACTACGGCGCGGAGATTGTCCACACGGACCTGAAGGACAACCGCATCGTCTTCTCCGTTCACGCCGTGCCCAAAACCTACACAGAGGGCATGTCCGTGGAGTTCTCCATCGACAACGGTACAGGCGGCGTCTCCTATATCCCGGGAGAGAAGGCGGTCAACGGCAGCTTCACTGCCACGCTGGCCTGCCCCCTTACGGACAGCATCAACATCTCCGCCGTGTTCACCTCTGCAGACGGAACCCGCCAAACTCAGCTCCTGGAGCGCTTTGATGACCTGTACACTACCTCCCTGCCCGCCGTGGACCTGCTGGCCTATGGCCATCTGTTGGGCCTGAAGGCGGATGAAAGCGGCCGGATCGCCCTGCCGGAGACCTATGTCACCACACAGCCGGGCTTTTCCGTGTACGCCGTCAACGGAGACGTCGGCCAGTCGGAGATTGGCTCGGTGCGGGTTGGGCTGTTCAAAAACCGCAGGCTGGTCACATGGCTGGACCCCTGCGATCAGCCGGACGGCTTTCATGGCGACTTCGAGAATTCCTCCTTTTTCCGCCTGGCAGAAAGGGCCGTCACTATGGCAAATGGCTCCGATCAGCTCTGCTTTGCCGCCGTGGTGGCGGATGAGTATGGCCGGGAGCTGGTGTACAGTGACGTCCCCTATATCCTGCAGGACGGGGAGCTGACCTGGCCCAATGCTTCGGACATCAGCAACCACAACCCCGTCAACTGGCGGTATTGA
- a CDS encoding TetR/AcrR family transcriptional regulator: protein MKDQDELRGTARAAIIKSAMQAVRLHGLEGLRIQHIGEISGFAASNLYSHFSSKEELLQVCFETVDRQIAGIFDQVHVSREQAAQDPEGEIRRLWTIYWRWLVNHPDETVFYHRYRDNARFPEYDKKRDVSYFSSLIQSD, encoded by the coding sequence TTGAAGGATCAGGACGAATTAAGGGGTACTGCACGGGCAGCTATCATTAAAAGTGCAATGCAGGCCGTCCGGCTTCACGGGTTGGAAGGCCTGCGCATCCAGCACATTGGGGAGATATCCGGGTTTGCCGCCAGCAATCTCTACTCCCATTTTTCCAGTAAAGAAGAATTGCTTCAGGTCTGTTTTGAGACCGTGGACCGGCAGATCGCCGGGATTTTTGACCAGGTCCATGTGTCCCGGGAGCAGGCGGCGCAAGATCCGGAGGGGGAGATCCGCCGGCTATGGACCATCTATTGGCGCTGGCTGGTGAACCACCCGGACGAAACGGTGTTTTACCACCGGTACCGGGACAACGCCCGATTTCCGGAATACGATAAAAAGCGGGATGTATCCTATTTTTCATCCTTGATCCAATCAGATTGA
- the ftsH gene encoding ATP-dependent zinc metalloprotease FtsH: MDQKNRNNRGGSGGNWRGILSLVAWALLLTVIFSYTGSYMNKSMDASAQIEIEYSEYIQLVEDGHVSGVELDDSTGLLLLTPEEGYTYTDADGNAHDKNYQLYTKQLESNDTTIAFLRDNGVKEYKSDYVPQISPILTFLISTIVPFLLIMLLLSLFMRVMMKKSGGGGFGGIGNVGKSNAKVYMEKQTGVTFRDVAGQDEAKESLTEIIDFLHNPQKYTEIGAKLPKGALLVGPPGTGKTLLAKAVAGEANVPFFSISGSDFVEMFVGVGASRVRDLFKEASKVAPCIVFIDEIDTIGKSRDNRMGGNDEREQTLNQLLAEMDGFDPTKGVILLAATNRPEVLDQALLRPGRFDRRITIDRPNLAGRLATLEVHTRNIRLSEDVNLKKVALATAGCVGADLANLVNEAALRAVRLGRKAVNQEDLLAAFELVIAGTEKKGSVLTEFEKKLVAYHEVGHAMVAYKQKNTEPVQKITIVPHTQGSLGYTLLMPEEDKTELRTKDELMAKITVSMGGRAAEEVVLNTMTNGASQDIQDATSVARNMVAMFGMSEEFGMMALASRRNQYLDGGYGMDCAQDTAAAMDKAVKQILDECYKQAVEILKANRAEMDQVVSYLLEKETITGGEMVAILEGRDPEQVEDAYASTHPRGGEIEPAARKVHMISKKIEAPEEASPESEGSEPADEGSGASEQAQAPDQQQ, translated from the coding sequence ATGGATCAAAAAAACCGGAATAACCGCGGCGGCAGCGGCGGCAACTGGAGAGGGATTCTCTCCCTGGTGGCCTGGGCGCTGCTGCTGACCGTGATCTTCAGCTACACCGGCTCTTATATGAATAAGAGTATGGACGCCTCCGCGCAGATCGAAATCGAGTACAGTGAATACATCCAACTGGTGGAAGACGGCCATGTAAGCGGCGTGGAACTGGATGACAGCACCGGCCTTTTACTCCTCACACCGGAGGAGGGCTACACCTACACTGACGCGGACGGCAACGCCCATGACAAGAATTACCAGCTCTATACCAAGCAACTGGAGTCCAACGACACCACCATCGCCTTTTTGCGTGATAACGGCGTGAAGGAGTATAAGTCCGACTATGTGCCCCAGATCAGCCCCATTCTCACCTTCCTGATCTCCACCATTGTCCCCTTCCTGCTCATCATGCTGCTGCTTTCCTTGTTCATGCGGGTGATGATGAAAAAGAGCGGCGGTGGCGGCTTCGGCGGCATCGGCAATGTGGGCAAGTCCAACGCCAAGGTCTATATGGAAAAGCAGACCGGCGTCACCTTCCGGGACGTGGCGGGCCAGGATGAGGCCAAGGAGTCCCTGACAGAGATCATCGACTTCCTCCACAATCCTCAAAAGTATACGGAGATTGGCGCAAAGCTTCCCAAGGGCGCGCTGTTGGTGGGCCCTCCGGGCACCGGCAAGACGCTGCTGGCCAAGGCTGTGGCGGGCGAGGCCAACGTGCCCTTCTTCTCCATCTCCGGCTCCGACTTTGTGGAGATGTTCGTGGGCGTGGGCGCCAGCCGTGTCCGCGACCTCTTTAAAGAGGCCAGCAAGGTGGCTCCCTGCATCGTCTTCATCGACGAGATCGACACCATCGGCAAATCCCGCGACAACCGCATGGGCGGCAATGACGAGCGGGAACAGACGCTGAACCAGCTGTTGGCGGAGATGGACGGCTTTGACCCCACCAAGGGCGTTATCCTCCTGGCCGCCACCAACCGCCCCGAGGTGCTGGATCAGGCGCTGCTGCGGCCGGGCCGCTTTGACCGGCGCATTACCATCGACCGGCCCAACCTGGCCGGCCGCCTGGCCACGCTGGAGGTCCATACCCGCAACATCCGCCTCAGCGAGGATGTGAATCTGAAAAAGGTGGCCCTTGCCACCGCAGGCTGTGTGGGCGCGGACCTTGCAAACCTGGTAAACGAGGCTGCCCTCCGGGCCGTCCGCCTGGGCCGCAAGGCTGTCAATCAGGAGGACCTGCTGGCCGCCTTTGAACTGGTCATCGCCGGCACGGAGAAAAAGGGCAGCGTCCTCACGGAATTCGAGAAAAAGTTGGTGGCCTACCACGAGGTGGGCCACGCCATGGTGGCCTATAAGCAGAAAAACACCGAGCCGGTGCAGAAGATCACCATTGTCCCCCACACCCAGGGCTCTTTGGGCTATACGCTGCTGATGCCGGAGGAGGACAAGACGGAACTGCGCACCAAGGACGAGCTGATGGCCAAGATCACCGTCTCCATGGGCGGCCGCGCCGCCGAGGAGGTGGTGCTGAACACCATGACCAACGGCGCCTCCCAGGACATTCAGGACGCCACCAGCGTGGCCCGGAACATGGTGGCCATGTTCGGTATGAGCGAGGAGTTCGGCATGATGGCCCTGGCCTCCCGCCGCAACCAGTATTTAGACGGCGGCTACGGCATGGACTGCGCCCAGGACACCGCAGCGGCCATGGACAAGGCAGTCAAGCAGATTCTCGATGAGTGCTACAAGCAGGCGGTGGAAATCCTGAAGGCCAACCGGGCGGAGATGGATCAAGTGGTTTCTTACCTTCTTGAAAAGGAAACCATCACCGGCGGCGAGATGGTGGCCATTTTGGAGGGCCGGGACCCGGAACAGGTAGAGGACGCCTATGCCTCCACCCACCCCCGGGGCGGCGAGATTGAGCCGGCCGCCAGAAAGGTCCACATGATCTCAAAGAAGATTGAGGCGCCGGAGGAGGCCAGTCCCGAGTCGGAAGGTTCGGAGCCGGCTGACGAAGGATCCGGCGCATCGGAACAGGCTCAGGCCCCGGACCAGCAGCAATAA
- a CDS encoding tyrosine-type recombinase/integrase yields the protein MLRETTHILKLEDLSDFLDKLSEEEHSPATLEKYNRALNRFFACLTDGVVSKKLVIAYKNQLSAQYAPASVNTTLAALNGLFKFLDWQECRVKPLRIQRRVFAAREKELSREEYERLVSASKEQGDERLSLLIQLMGATGLRVSEIHSVTLSSVQRGKAEISMKGKSRVILLPGKLCRKLLKYAKKQKIASGELFLTRSGRPLNRKEIWAQMKRLCRAANVAPEKVFPHNLRHLFARIFYAAHKDISKLADLLGHSSIETTRIYLLSSGEEHILALDRLQMVC from the coding sequence ATGTTGCGGGAAACTACCCATATTCTGAAATTGGAAGATCTGTCTGATTTTCTGGACAAGCTGAGCGAAGAAGAGCACAGCCCGGCCACACTGGAAAAGTATAACCGCGCGCTGAACCGGTTTTTTGCATGCCTTACGGACGGAGTGGTCAGCAAAAAACTGGTGATCGCCTATAAAAATCAACTGTCCGCGCAATATGCGCCCGCCAGTGTGAACACAACGCTTGCCGCGCTGAACGGGCTGTTCAAATTTCTGGACTGGCAGGAGTGCCGGGTGAAGCCGCTGCGCATCCAGCGCCGGGTGTTTGCCGCCCGGGAAAAGGAGTTGAGCCGGGAGGAGTATGAGCGTTTGGTGTCCGCATCAAAAGAGCAGGGCGACGAGCGGCTGTCCCTGCTGATTCAGCTGATGGGCGCCACCGGCCTTCGCGTCAGCGAAATCCATTCCGTGACGCTTTCTTCCGTGCAGCGCGGCAAGGCGGAAATCTCCATGAAGGGGAAGTCCCGGGTGATTTTACTGCCGGGCAAGCTCTGCCGCAAGCTGCTGAAATACGCCAAAAAACAAAAAATTGCTTCCGGCGAGCTGTTTCTCACCAGAAGCGGACGGCCCCTGAACCGCAAAGAAATCTGGGCGCAGATGAAGCGCCTTTGCCGGGCGGCCAATGTGGCCCCGGAGAAGGTCTTTCCGCATAACCTGCGGCATCTTTTCGCACGGATTTTCTATGCCGCGCATAAGGATATTTCCAAGCTGGCAGATCTTCTCGGCCACTCCAGTATCGAAACCACGAGAATTTATCTGCTCTCCTCCGGTGAAGAGCACATCCTGGCGCTGGATCGTTTACAGATGGTCTGTTGA